A part of Cannabis sativa cultivar Pink pepper isolate KNU-18-1 chromosome 6, ASM2916894v1, whole genome shotgun sequence genomic DNA contains:
- the LOC115695048 gene encoding disease resistance protein RPM1 — MAESFLTPVIQSLICLLKEEVRSLKGVHNEVESLKKELEIIQSLFKDTDERELTSNAVKIWMKQLREQADHIEDVVDEYRWHLAQGATDKSGFIGFFCKIGGRIKALKSRYPLASHIKDINRSLRRIKDAGQGFALGHSLQRVQGSTSENSCTEEQDTRLGSHFVEQDDEYLDVPLAQKKLKSSLVEGMSARMIISVVGQGGIGKTTLVKKVYDEVKHKFDCRAWITVSKSYDLMISLKNTMKQIGLRAESTSLDYDTMIQELITPLRQHLETKRYVIIFDDVWDRGFWEKMKHALPSSDNGSRVIITTRNENVSPSDDAIQRLETWSHNMAFELFCKKAFRQEFKGCCPEELVKLSHVILKKCQGLPLAIGAIAGLLSRKKKIQSEWKKVLHDIDFELNTNPQLVRIFEILSLSYLDLPYHLKSCLMYFAIFPEDYLIQKLKLCQLWISEGFVQAREGKSLEEEAEGYLNELAERSLVSIEMMGGRVRGCKVHDLMHEFILLKVKDLCFCQILTTKKSEFEENKPRRLSIHGSIPKSVIKTIQQCTTIRSIFLQNFNDDDQWSGKDFLVALFKSLKLLKVLAINDETLDYVPKEVGTLFHLRLLDLSFSKIKALPESIGKLHNLQHLNLKDTQVDKLPKSLGKLHNLLTLNLHNTLLHELPKEINKLCNLKSLFASRMKDLPGRSGDLFGVKIQEGFGNLENLEELKVVELHQDVVGFTKELENLSKLKSLGVTNVTKESSRAVCGVVAKKLSHLKYLNLDTNDAEEFLDLEPISSSPPPLLEVLQLSGLLNKFPHWVSHLTNLEAFILYGSKSTVNPLKYLKDLPNLISLRLRDNSYEGDQLHFEEGCFPKLNELHLICLPNLKLMKIDRGALPLLTTLYINSCPLMEGLPSGIQYLPKLKEFISRSMSMDFMDQMKPSEGPDYSKIQHLPILNIK; from the coding sequence ATGGCTGAGTCGTTCTTAACACCAGTTATTCAGAGTTTGATTTGTCTACTTAAAGAAGAAGTTAGATCCTTGAAGGGTGTCCATAATGAAGTCGAAAGCCTTAAGAAAGAACTAGAGATCATTCAGTCTCTTTTCAAAGACACAGATGAGAGGGAGTTAACCAGTAATGCTGTGAAAATCTGGATGAAACAGCTCAGAGAACAAGCTGATCATATAGAGGATGTTGTTGATGAATATCGATGGCATCTAGCACAAGGTGCAACTGACAAGAGTGGATTCATTGGATTTTTCTGCAAAATAGGTGGTCGAATCAAAGCTTTGAAGTCCCGTTATCCTTTAGCTTCGCATATTAAAGACATTAACCGATCTTTACGAAGAATCAAAGATGCGGGCCAAGGATTCGCCTTGGGTCATTCTCTACAGAGAGTACAAGGTTCAACTAGCGAAAATTCGTGCACAGAAGAGCAAGACACACGACTTGGTTCTCATTTTGTTGAGCAAGATGACGAATACTTGGATGTTCCTTTGGCTCAGAAGAAACTGAAAAGCTCTTTGGTGGAAGGAATGTCTGCACGTATGATTATATCAGTGGTTGGCCAAGGAGGAATTGGCAAGACTACTCTTGTTAAGAAAGTCTATGATGAGGTGAAACACAAATTTGATTGCCGTGCTTGGATCACTGTGTCCAAATCGTATGACTTGATGATTTCATTGAAGAACACGATGAAACAGATTGGCCTAAGAGCTGAATCCACATCTTTAGATTATGATACaatgatccaagaattaattacaCCGCTCCGGCAACATCTGGAGACAAAAAggtatgtaattatttttgatgaTGTTTGGGATAGAGGTTTTTGGGAAAAGATGAAACATGCTTTGCCTAGTAGTGATAATGGAAGTAGGGTTATTATCACAACACGAAATGAAAATGTTTCCCCAAGTGATGATGCTATTCAAAGGTTGGAAACTTGGTCTCATAATATGGCTTTTGAGCTATTTTGTAAAAAGGCATTTAGACAGGAGTTTAAGGGTTGTTGCCCTGAAGAGTTAGTGAAATTATCTCATGTGATTCTCAAAAAATgtcaaggcttgccccttgcaATAGGGGCCATAGCTGGTTTACTATcgagaaaaaagaaaatccaaTCTGAATGGAAAAAAGTTCTTCATGATATTGATTTTGAGCTCAATACAAATCCTCAACTCGtaagaatttttgaaattctctCTCTTAGTTATCTTGATTTGCCTTACCACCTCAAATCTTGCTTAAtgtattttgccatttttcccgAAGATTATTTGATTCAGAAACTCAAATTGTGTCAATTATGGATTTCTGAGGGTTTTGTTCAAGCAAGGGAAGGAAAATCATTAGAGGAAGAAGCCGAAGGATACTTGAATGAGCTTGCGGAGAGAAGTTTAGTTTCGATTGAGATGATGGGTGGAAGAGTGAGAGGGTGCAAGGTTCATGATTTGATGCACGAGTTCATCCTATTAAAGGTAAAGGATTTATGTTTTTGTCAAATTTTGACAACTAAGAAATCGGAATTTGAGGAAAACAAACCTCGTCGCTTGTCAATCCATGGAAGCATACCAAAATCTGTTATAAAAACAATTCAACAATGCACAACCATTCGCTCAATCTTTCTTCAGAACTTTAATGACGATGACCAATGGAGTGGTAAAGATTTTTTGGTTGCtttgtttaaaagtttaaagcTTTTGAAAGTGTTGGCCATAAACGATGAAACTCTTGATTATGTTCCCAAGGAAGTGGGTACATTGTTCCACCTGAGGTTGTTAGATTTGagcttttcaaaaattaaagctCTTCCTGAGTCCATTGGTAAGCTACATAATCTACAACACTTGAATCTCAAGGATACCCAGGTTGATAAGCTTCCAAAATCCTTAGGCAAGCTTCACAATCTACTTACTTTGAATCTCCACAATACCCTCTTACATGAGCTACCAAAGGAGATAAATAAGCTTTGCAATCTTAAAAGTCTTTTTGCTTCGCGTATGAAGGACTTACCTGGGAGGTCAGGTGATTTGTTTGGGGTGAAGATACAAGAAGGATTTGGTAATTTGGAGAATTTAGAAGAGCTAAAAGTTGTTGAATTGCATCAAGACGTGGTTGGTTTCACAAAGGAATTGGAGAATTTGAGCAAGTTGAAGAGTTTGGGTGTGACGAATGTGACTAAAGAATCTTCTAGAGCTGTTTGTGGTGTTGTAGCCAAGAAGTTGAGTCaccttaaatatttgaatttggaTACTAATGATGCTGAGGAGTTCCTAGATTTGGAACCAATTTCATCATCTCCTCCTCCTTTGTTGGAGGTGCTTCAGTTGTCTGGTCTATTAAACAAGTTTCCTCATTGGGTTTCACATCTCACTAATTTAGAGGCATTCATTTTATATGGCTCAAAATCGACAGTGAATCCACTTAAATATCTGAAAGACTTGCCTAATCTAATAAGTCTTCGATTGCGTGACAATTCATATGAAGGAGACCAACTACACTTTGAAGAAGGATGTTTTCCAAAGCTCAACGAGTTGCACTTAATATGTTTGCCAAATTTGAAGTTGATGAAGATAGATAGAGGAGCATTGCCTCTTCTTACAACATTGTACATAAATTCTTGCCCATTAATGGAGGGGCTTCCCTCTGGTATTCAATATCTACCAAAGCTAAAAGAATTTATTAGCCGGAGCATGTCAATGGATTTTATGGATCAAATGAAGCCAAGTGAAGGTCCTGATTACTCCAAAATTCAGCATTTGCCAATATTGAACATTAAATGA
- the LOC115725391 gene encoding disease resistance protein RPM1: MAETFLTPVIESLIQLLKDEVKSLKSVHKEVESLKKELEIIQSLFKDTDERELTSNAVKVWLKQLREQADRIEDVVDEYRWHLAQGTADKSGFIGFFYNIGGRIKALKSRYPLSSHIQDINLSLRRIKDTGQGFALGHSLQRVQGSTSENSCIKEQDTRLGSHFVGQYDEYLDVPLAQKKLKSSLVEGMSARMIISVVGQGGIGKTTLVKKVYDEVKHKFDCHAWITVSKSYDLMISLKNTMKQIGLTVESTSLDYDTMIQDLITPLWQNLETKRYVIIFDDVWDRGFWEKMKYALPSNDNGSRVIITTRNETVAPCDDIQRLEIWSHKMAFELFSKKAFRHEFNGCCPEELVKLSYEILKKCQGLPLAIGAIAGLLSRKKKVQSEWKKVLDDINFEFKTNPQLVGIFEILSLSYVDLPFHLKSCLLYFGIFPEDYSLPKGRLCHLWISEGFVKVREGKSLKEEAERYLNELAERSLVSIEMRRGRGKGCKVHDLMHEFILLKVKDLCFCQILNKNKLEFEENKPRRLSIHRSIPKTVIKTIQQCTTVRSIFLKNFNDDEQWNGKYFLMALFQNLKLLKVLVIDDATLDYLPKEIEKLFHLRLLDLSFSKIKVLPESIGKLHNLQCLNLKGTQIDKLPKSIGKLQYLRTLNLWNTLVHELPMEINKLCNLHNLFVCRMKDLPERPGDLFGVKIQEGFGNLENLEMLEFVELQHDIVGFTKELENLSKLKNLGVTNVTKESSKAICAVVAKKLSHLEYLYLYTKDADEFLDLEPISSSPPLLLESIELSGRLNKFPHWVSDLTNLESFILCSSKLTVNPLKYLKDLPNLMWLRLYDNSYEGEELHFEEGGFPKLNELCLINLPELKMMKIDRGTLPLLTALIISSCPLMEQLPSGVQYLTKLKSFSSRNMSVDFINGVHRNEGPDYYKIQNLSILDIK, translated from the coding sequence atGGCTGAGACGTTCTTGACTCCAGTTATCGAGAGCTTGATTCAGCTACTTAAAGACGAAGTTAAGTCCTTAAAGAGTGTCCATAAAGAAGTAGAAAGCTTAAAGAAAGAACTAGAGATCATTCAATCTCTTTTCAAAGACACAGATGAAAGGGAACTAACCAGTAATGCTGTGAAAGTCTGGTTGAAACAGCTCAGAGAACAAGCTGATCGTATAGAGGATGTTGTTGATGAATACAGATGGCATTTGGCGCAGGGCACTGCTGACAAGAGTGGTTTCATTGGCTTTTTTTACAACATAGGTGGCCGAATCAAAGCTTTGAAGTCCCGTTATCCTTTGTCTTCACATATTCAAGACATTAACTTATCTTTACGGAGAATCAAAGATACAGGCCAAGGATTCGCCTTGGGTCACTCTCTACAGAGAGTACAAGGGTCAACTAGTGAAAATTCGTGCATAAAAGAGCAAGACACACGACTTGGTTCTCATTTTGTTGGGCAATATGATGAATACTTGGATGTTCCTTTGGCTCAGAAGAAACTGAAAAGCTCTTTGGTGGAAGGAATGTCTGCACGTATGATTATATCAGTGGTAGGCCAAGGAGGAATTGGCAAGACTACTCTTGTTAAGAAAGTCTATGATGAGGTGAAACACAAATTTGATTGCCATGCTTGGATCACTGTGTCTAAATCGTATGACTTGATGATTTCATTGAAGAACACGATGAAACAGATTGGCCTAACAGTTGAATCTACATCTTTAGACTATGATACGATGATCCAAGATTTAATTACACCGCTATGGCAAAATTTGGAGACAAAAAGGTATGTGATTATTTTTGATGATGTTTGGGATAGAGGTTTTTGGGAAAAGATGAAATATGCTTTGCCTAGTAATGATAATGGAAGTAGGGTTATTATCACAACACGAAATGAAACAGTAGCCCCCTGCGACGATATCCAAAGGTTGGAAATTTGGTCTCATAAAATGGCTTTTGAGCTATTTTCTAAAAAAGCATTTAGACACGAGTTTAATGGTTGTTGTCCTGAAGAGTTAGTAAAATTATCTTACGAGATTCTCAAAAAATGTCAAGGCTTGCCACTTGCAATAGGGGCCATAGCTGGTTTACTATCGAGAAAAAAGAAGGTTCAATCTGAATGGAAAAAAGTTCTTGATGATATTAATTTTGAGTTCAAAACGAATCCTCAACTcgtaggaatttttgaaattctctCTCTCAGCTATGTTGATTTGCCTTTCCACCTCAAATCTTGCTTATTGtattttggaatttttccagaAGATTATTCACTTCCGAAAGGAAGATTATGTCACCTATGGATTTCTGAGGGTTTTGTTAAAGTAAGAGAAGGAAAATCATTAAAAGAAGAAGCTGAAAGATACTTGAATGAGCTTGCCGAGAGAAGTTTAGTTTCGATTGAGATGAGGCGTGGAAGAGGGAAAGGGTGCAAAGTTCATGATTTGATGCATGAGTTCATCCTATTAAAGGTAAAGGATTTATGTTTTTGTCAAATTTTGAACAAAAACAAATTGGAATTTGAGGAAAACAAACCTCGCCGCTTGTCAATCCACAGAAGCATACCAAAAACTGTTATAAAAACAATTCAACAATGCACAACCGTTCGCTCGATCTTTCTTAAGAACTTCAATGACGATGAGCAGTGGAATGGTAAGTATTTTTTGATGGCTTTGTTTCAAAATCTAAAGCTTCTGAAAGTGTTGGTCATTGACGATGCAACTCTTGATTATCTTCCCAAGGAAATAGAAAAATTGTTCCACCTGAGGTTGTTGGATTTGagcttttcaaaaattaaagttCTTCCAGAGTCCATTGGTAAGCTACATAATCTACAATGCTTGAATCTCAAGGGTACCCAAATAGATAAGCTTCCGAAATCCATCGGTAAGCTTCAGTATCTACGTACTTTGAATCTCTGGAATACCCTCGTGCATGAGCTGCCAATGGAGATAAATAAGCTTTGCAATCTTCATAATCTTTTTGTTTGTCGTATGAAGGACTTACCTGAGAGGCCAGGTGATTTGTTTGGGGTGAAGATACAAGAAGGATTTGGTAATTTGGAGAATCTAGAAATGCTAGAATTTGTTGAATTGCAACATGACATAGTTGGTTTCACAAAGGAATTGGAGAATTTGAGCAAGTTGAAGAATTTGGGTGTGACTAATGTGACTAAAGAATCTTCTAAAGCTATTTGTGCTGTTGTAGCGAAGAAGTTGAGTCACCTTGAATATTTGTATTTGTATACTAAAGATGCTGATGAGTTTCTAGATTTGGAACCAATTTCATCATCTCCTCCTCTTTTGTTGGAGTCAATTGAATTGTCTGGTCGATTAAACAAGTTCCCGCATTGGGTGTCAGATCTCACCAATTTAGAGTCGTTCATTTTATGTAGTTCAAAATTGACAGTGAATCCACTTAAATATCTGAAAGACTTGCCCAATCTAATGTGGCTTCGATTGTATGATAATTCATATGAAGGAGAGGAACTACACTTTGAGGAAGGTGGTTTTCCAAAGCTCAATGAGCTCTGCTTAATAAATTTGCCAGAGTTGAAGATGATGAAGATAGATAGAGGAACATTGCCTCTTCTTACAGCACTGATCATTAGTTCTTGCCCACTAATGGAGCAGCTTCCATCTGGTGTTCAATATCTAACAAAGCTAAAAAGCTTTTCTAGCAGGAACATGTCTGTGGATTTTATAAATGGAGTGCATCGAAATGAGGGCCCAGATTACTACAAAATTCAGAATTTGTCAATATTGGATATTAAATGA
- the LOC115695842 gene encoding disease resistance protein RPM1 produces MAETFLTPIIHSLIDLLKDEIGSIKGIRKKVESLKRELDIIQALLKDADAKTNREDLISDAMKVWMKQLREEADHINDVIDEYRWHVAQSTTKKCGFNGFLCPIKALKSRYTISSQIEDIIQSLRQIKDVGQGFGLSQSLQGLQGSGDKTSWTEEHGDRFGAHFVEEDEEYVDIPLFQGQLKSFLLEGESQRMIISLVGQGGIGKTTLAKKVYNEVKHKFEFHAWITVSQSYDMKILLKDMMGQFGLKAECSILGHDMMIQGLITPLRQHLETKRYVVIFDDVWDTNFWEKMKYALPGNDNGSRVIITTRNEVVAPCDFVQKLETWSHDMAYELFCKKTLCPVELEKLSHKIIQKCQGLPLAIRAIAGLLSRKNVQFEWQKVLDNIDFEFKTNPQLTRIFKILSLSYHDLPYHLKPCLLYFGIFPEDYLIEKERLCGLWIYEGFVQAREGKTVEEEAEGYLNELVERNLVSLEFLYGTVKGCKVHDLMHEFIISKVNDLCFCQILSQKTSEFDEYKHRRLSIHGTIPTSITRKIQHYTTIRSILLLNVNEIECIDKSFMVALFQNLKLLKVLDFENAPLDYLPKEVGNLFQLRYLNLKDTNIKALPESICNLHDLHYLSLENTQVDKLPKSIGKLHNLRVLNILQAFVRELPKEINKLSNLQQIFASRKEDSLANLSAVKIQEGFSFLKNLEILLHVEVYQDVVGFTNELKNLSNLKMLGVSNLTKETSKAICDVSKRLNHLHTLLLSVGDVDEILDLEPISSSPPPLLHALYLSGRLNKFPHWLLDINNLVVLILRHSKLTENPLKYLKDLPNLTCLLLMDNSYEGVQLHFEEGSFPKLNEIRLKYLPELKFMKIDKGALPLLKVLIIESCPLIEEVPSGIQYLTKLKKFGIWNMPKNFVDRVQSNEGPDYSKIQHLPIVDIM; encoded by the coding sequence ATGGCTGAGACGTTCTTGACTCCGATCATTCATAGCTTGATTGATCTACTTAAAGACGAAATTGGATCCATAAAGGGTATCCGTAAAAAAGTTGAAAGCCTAAAGAGAGAACTGGATATCATCCAGGCTCTTCTCAAAGATGCAGATGCAAAGACAAACAGAGAAGATTTGATCAGTGATGCTATGAAAGTTTGGATGAAGCAACTAAGAGAAGAAGCTGATCATATAAACGATGTCATTGATGAATACCGGTGGCATGTGGCGCAGAGTACCACCAagaagtgtggattcaatggtTTTTTATGCCCAATCAAAGCTTTGAAGTCACGTTATACTATATCTTCTCAGATTGAAGACATCATCCAATCTTTGCGACAAATCAAAGATGTGGGTCAAGGATTTGGTTTGAGTCAATCTCTACAGGGTTTGCAAGGTTCAGGTGACAAAACTTCGTGGACAGAAGAGCATGGTGATCGATTTGGTGCTCATTTTGTTGAGGAAGATGAAGAATATGTGGATATTCCTTTGTTTCAGGGACAACTAAAAAGCTTTTTGTTGGAAGGAGAGTCTCAGCGGATGATTATTTCACTGGTAGGACAAGGAGGGATTGGCAAAACTACTCTTGCTAAGAAAGTGTACAATGAGGTGAAGCACAAATTTGAGTTCCATGCTTGGATCACTGTGTCACAATCCTATGATATGAAGATTTTATTGAAGGACATGATGGGGCAGTTTGGACTAAAAGCTGAATGCAGTATTTTAGGTCATGATATGATGATCCAAGGGCTAATTACACCACTCAGGCAACATTTGGAGACAAAAAGGTATGTAGTTATTTTTGATGATGTTTGGGATACAAACTTTTGGGAAAAGATGAAATATGCTTTGCCTGGTAATGATAATGGAAGCAGGGTTATTATCACAACTCGCAATGAAGTAGTAGCCCCATGTGATTTTGTCCAAAAGTTGGAAACTTGGTCTCATGATATGGCTTATGAGTTGTTTTGTAAAAAGACACTTTGTCCTGTAGAGCTGGAGAAattatctcataagattatccAAAAATGTCAAGGCTTGCCACTTGCAATAAGGGCTATTGCTGGTTTATTATCAAGAAAAAATGTCCAATTTGAGTGGCAAAAAGTTCTTGATAATAtcgattttgaattcaaaacaaATCCTCAACTCACaagaatttttaaaattctttcCCTTAGTTATCATGATTTGCCTTACCACCTTAAACCTTGCTTATtgtattttggtatttttcccgAAGATTATTTGATTGAGAAAGAAAGACTGTGTGGATTATGGATTTATGAGGGTTTTGTTCAAGCAAGAGAAGGCAAAACAGTTGAGGAAGAAGCTGAAGGATACTTGAATGAGCTTGTTGAAAGAAATTTAGTTTCGCTTGAGTTTTTATATGGAACAGTGAAAGGTTGCAAGGTGCATGATTTGATGCATGAGTTCATCATATCAAAGGTCAATGATTTATGCTTTTGTCAAATTCTGAGCCAAAAAACTTCAGAATTTGATGAATACAAACATCGTCGCTTGTCAATCCATGGAACCATACCAACATCTATAACTAGAAAAATCCAACATTACACAACTATTCGCTCGATTTTACTTTTAAACGTCAATGAGATTGAGTGTATTGACAAGTCCTTTATGGTTGCTTTGTTTCAAAATTTAAAGCTATTGAAAGTTTTGGACTTTGAAAATGCACCTCTTGATTATCTTCCAAAAGAAGTGGGGAATTTGTTTCAATTGAGGTACTTGAATTTGAAAGATACAAATATCAAAGCTCTTCCTGAGTCTATATGTAACCTTCATGATCTACACTATTTGAGTCTTGAGAATACTCAAGTGGATAAGCTTCCAAAATCCATTGGCAAGCTTCATAATCTGCGTGTTTTGAATATTTTGCAAGCTTTTGTACGGGAGCTTCCAAAGGAGATTAATAAGCTTTCCAATCTCCAACAAATTTTTGCTTCACGTAAAGAGGATTCTCTAGCCAATTTGTCTGCGGTAAAGATACAAGAAGGATTTAGTTTTTTAAAGAATTTAGAAATTCTTTTGCATGTGGAAGTGTATCAAGATGTGGTTGGTTTCACAAATGAGTTGAAGAATTTGAGCAATTTGAAGATGTTGGGTGTTTCAAATTTGACTAAAGAAACTTCCAAAGCTATATGTGATGTCTCTAAGAGGTTGAATCATCTCCACACTTTGCTTCTGAGTGTTGGTGATGTTGATGAGATTCTAGATTTGGAACCGATTTCATCATCTCCTCCTCCATTGTTGCATGCACTTTACTTGTCAGGTCGATTAAACAAGTTCCCTCATTGGTTATTAGATATTAATAATTTGGTGGTGTTGATTCTACGCCATTCAAAATTGACAGAGAATCCACTGAAATATCTAAAGGACTTGCCCAATCTGACATGCCTTCTTTTGATGGACAACTCATATGAAGGAGTGCAACTACACTTTGAGGAAGGCAGTTTTCCGAAACTCAACGAGATTCGCTTAAAATATTTGCCTGAGTTGAAGTTTATGAAGATAGATAAAGGGGCGTTGCCACTCCTTAAAGTGTTGATCATCGAATCATGTCCACTTATTGAGGAGGTTCCTTCTGGCATTCAGTATCTAACAAAGTTGAAGAAATTTGGTATTTGGAACATGCCCAAGAATTTTGTGGATCGAGTGCAGTCGAATGAGGGCCCCGACTATTCCAAAATTCAACATTTACCAATAGTGGACATTATGTAA
- the LOC115724806 gene encoding uncharacterized protein LOC115724806: MGSTWEWKSRNSSPNVSASESSQALDELLPKACAIYPDLNKWSFAGARAGLRAMPPLTAHGSLPLLGCVDDIVGESKGCKYWLFAGLGARGLLYHAWLGKLMAQAVLACNEQLIPSELTSWRKGTQ; encoded by the coding sequence ATGGGCTCTACATGGGAATGGAAATCAAGAAACTCTTCTCCAAATGTCTCTGCATCAGAATCCTCTCAAGCCTTGGATGAACTTTTGCCCAAGGCATGTGCCATTTATCCAGATTTAAATAAGTGGAGTTTCGCTGGAGCTCGGGCTGGTCTGAGGGCAATGCCACCACTCACTGCCCATGGCTCACTTCCACTTCTGGGTTGTGTCGATGACATTGTCGGTGAGAGTAAGGGCTGCAAATATTGGCTGTTTGCAGGGCTTGGTGCCAGGGGATTGCTGTACCATGCTTGGCTTGGGAAACTGATGGCACAGGCTGTGCTTGCATGTAATGAACAATTAATCCCATCTGAATTAACCTCATGGCGTAAGGGAACTCAATAA